A single Elaeis guineensis isolate ETL-2024a chromosome 15, EG11, whole genome shotgun sequence DNA region contains:
- the LOC105058640 gene encoding LOW QUALITY PROTEIN: protein BIG GRAIN 1-like (The sequence of the model RefSeq protein was modified relative to this genomic sequence to represent the inferred CDS: inserted 3 bases in 3 codons) codes for MERWPKPPVRCGNVNPSFSSTLLDAIYRSIDETDGGAVREHRTGGAPDRLYDRVPPAAKKQQSSVADRWPAEKRSTVAVTRLHKPDNRHGFPVNSTSSSSDCSTYGGFSSSDAESAPRPAGLRPIRTGGFLYRSEEARSKPLAPPLRAASSSPAXHHQDKKKSGSIRSKFRDLRKSKAPASPGXRLASFLNSLFTAAGSPRRSKSAAAAGATSGGGGGRGGEESACSTASSYSRSCLSKTPSSKGRPAAVTGDGVKRSVRFYPVSVIVGEDCRPCGQKCLYDGDPAAPVTRRPPAPAAMARXRVEELLRVFDDEEDEEEGSDSSSDLFELENLTAIGGRGYRDELPVYETTRLGTNRAISNGFIL; via the exons ATGGAGAGGTGGCCGAAGCCGCCAGTGCGGTGCGGTAACGTTAACCCGTCGTTCTCCTCGACCCTCCTCGACGCCATCTACCGCTCCATCGACGAGACCGACGGCGGAGCAGTAAGAGAGCATCGCACCGGTGGAGCACCCGACCGCCTATACGACCGCGTCCCCCCCGCCGCTAAGAAGCAGCAGAGCTCTGTAGCCGACCGGTGGCCGGCGGAGAAGAGAAGCACCGTGGCGGTGACCCGACTTCACAAGCCCGATAACCGCCACGGTTTCCCGGTAAACTCGACTTCCAGCTCCTCCGACTGCTCCACTTACGGCGGGTTCTCGTCCTCCGACGCTGAGTCGGCGCCCCGCCCGGCCGGGCTCCGGCCGATTCGTACCGGCGGTTTTCTTTACCGGTCGGAGGAGGCCCGCTCGAAGCCCCTTGCTCCGCCACTgcgggcggcctcgtcgtcaccGG CCCACCACCAGGACAAGAAGAAGTCGGGCTCGATCCGGAGCAAGTTCCGGGATCTGAGGAAGTCCAAGGCTCCGGCGTCGCCGG CCCGCCTTGCCAGCTTCCTCAACTCCCTTTTCACCGCGGCCGGGAGCCCAAGGAGGTCAAAATCCGCGGCCGCCGCCGGGGCCACCTCCGGCGGTGGCGGTGGAAGGGGAGGGGAGGAGTCGGCGTGCTCGACGGCGTCCTCGTACTCAAGGTCGTGCCTGAGCAAAACGCCATCGTCGAAGGGGCGTCCGGCGGCGGTAACAGGGGATGGGGTGAAAAGGTCGGTGAGGTTCTACCCGGTGAGCGTGATCGTGGGCGAGGACTGCCGACCGTGCGGCCAGAAGTGCCTGTACGACGGGGATCCAGCGGCGCCAGTGACGCGGCGGCCGCCGGCGCCGGCGGCGATGGCAA TGAGGGTGGAGGAGCTTCTCCGAGTATTTGATGACGAGGAGGACGAAGAGGAGGGGAGCGATTCGAGCTCGGATCTGTTCGAATTGGAGAATCTGACGGCGATCGGCGGGCGAGGGTACAGGGATGAGCTTCCGGTGTACGAGACCACTCGCCTCGGCACCAATCGCGCCATTTCCAACGGTTTCATcctgtaa